In Euphorbia lathyris chromosome 2, ddEupLath1.1, whole genome shotgun sequence, the sequence TTAAATAGTCTGTCTTAAGAATCCACCTGCGTTCAATATATTAATAGACATTCAGTCTATTATGCAACTATTTTGCCAAAGAATTAAGAATACAAATCCTTAAGCCATTTGACACTAGGCATGCATACAGCAGTCTTGAAAATTAAAACTGAATAGAAATGCAAAATCCTGACAGGAATTTAGGGAATATTTTACCTTCCAGAGGCTGCAGCCGCAAAAAACTTTTCTGTCCTACGAATTGGATCTGGAGCTATGAAATGTGTTGCCTGGTATGACCACTGATGAGAGTCTCTGCAGAATTTTCCTTTCAAACGCCTAATAACATGCTGAAACTCCTTCCTCTGCAGCCTATGTCCACTCACTATAAAACATACAGGTTCGACTTTCACAAGCTTTTTATCTTCTGTTAGCGGAAGGCAACTAGAATTCCTTTTCTTAGACTTCTTCTGAATCTCCATAGGTGCTGTATTAGATGTATATCCATTTTCAGCATGCTCTATGGGTGGACCTGTACTTTCATCTCCATCAACAATCGGTTTATTCTCTTTCTCAACTTCTATAAAGCTCTCTAATTTCTTTCTAGAATCCGATTTGCTTTTAACATGTGCTTTAGAATTTGGCTTAGCCTTCAGCTTTTTcacagcttttcctttgctatTCTTTCCATCACTAGTCCCTTGTCTATGTAAATCATTCTCAGATTTTGCTTCTTCAAAGACACTAGGGACAGTTTTTGTCTGGGTCTTACCTAATGCCTTCTGTTTGCCTTTACATACTTTCATATTTCTACTGTTTCGTTTGCAGATTGTTTCATCTTTCTGCTGGCGTTGAATGGATTCCTCTTCCTTCGAGTTATCATTTGTACCAGCAGAAATATTTGGTGTTGAATGCTGAGCTCCCTCTGGATCAATGTCCATCATATTATCTGCTTTATGCAACAAATCAGCCACCTCAGAATTGTCTTCATTATGAACATCCACACTTTCATCTTTATCCTCTGGTGgttcagtttcagcatccatAAAATTAGCTTCACTCTCTACCTTATCTTTAGAACTTTTGATAGTTTTGGTCTCCACCTCGACTACCTCAGTAACATTGACAGCTGTTTCAGACGCATTGGCATTGTTAGATTTCACATTAGCTGCTGTCTCTCTAGACAAATGTATTTGAGGATCATTTTGAACCAACGTTTTATTTGAATAAATAGACCCTTTTTGTTTAGCAGCTTTTTTCAATGTTGGTCTTGAACCCCTCTTGGAAATTGTCTTCTTCCTAACTGGCTTGGTAAGTGAATTGCCATTTCCCTCCTGAAGCTCTTCCACATTAGCCATCGTTTGAGATTTCTCTACCTCTTTGTTTCTGTTAAAGGGAGATGGAACCTGGTTTTCTTCCTGCTGATGTAACTGTGTCCTAGCCTCCACAACTATATGTTCagatttttcaaaatcaaaaaCTCCACCTTCAGGCTTGCCAACAAAACCAGACTTTCTCGTTCGCCTGGATGATGTTGGTGGTGTCTTCCCATTCAAAACCTCATCGTGCAGGGCCTCTGGAGTCAATTTTTCAATGAATAGCGGACCCTGTATGGATGGTCTTTCTTCAAATGTTGATGATGTGGGAATTGAAATATCAGTTTGTGACCTCTTTGCAGCACTGGCACCAACTATACCACAATCACCCTCAGGAGTGGAGTATTTATTGATATCAGAGAGACCATCAACCAAAGACAAAGATCCTGATTGCTGGATTTTGCGACGAACCGATGGACTTTTTGTCACAGTTGTTCGTACATCATGACTAATATTCTGCTGTTCGAGGTTAGAACTTGGAACATCTAACTTCTGATTTTTACTGCTTGATGCTTCTTTGTGAGGAACTTCATTTCCTCGAAGATATTCAGCATGACCTGATCCAATAATGTCCTTAGCATTTTGACCTTTGGCAGAAGAAGTGATACTTGAGGGTTCACCCGATTGCATTTTAGGAGAGCCATCAATATTGCCAGGCTCCCGAGAGAAAAACGATAATGGAAATTTCTGTGGGGATTTCCTTGTATAACTTACAGCACTGAACCTTGAATCAAAATGAGACTTTTCAGCGCTGCTTGGTACAGATACCGAGACACTATCCCCTCTTCTAGGACTTGGAGTTCCTTCTTGTGGATTGGGTATGCTAAAAGAAGTACCAGCAGTGGAAGTACCTGCGTCCAAACAGAACAGCTCCACAGAAACATTATTAGCTCTAAAATCTGACGCAGGATCAGCTCCAATCTTTCTGCCAGTAGCTTTTATGCCGTTCACAGAACTTGGGAGATTTTCAGGCTCACTTAAGTTAAGAAGCACATTTTGCCCCTCTCCAATTGATTTGGGCAATGGACTATGTTTGGGggtttcaattttcaattgggGGCTCTTATTTACCATTTTGCGACTCAACTGCCTCTCTGTGATGTTCTCAGCATCCTCCTCCGAATCTTTAGCTTCAGCTTCCATCATCTCCATCTCATAGCCACTGAAGCAAAAGGGAGAGAACTAAGCCCTTATAGATGAATAGTATTAAGAGCAATATCAAGCAATCAAAATCTTCAACCcccaaaaattcaattttatcattCATGCCATACTATTATAGGTTTAGAACTTCTCAAAACTGGATGCAGTAACTAAAATTATCTACTTTCTTTGCAGTCCTTTTTTAAACTTAGAGCAGTATGATATGGTTGTTAAATCTGTTATTTGACACCTATAGATACATCATCAATCATGCCATACCATATCATACCATTCACAACCATACCTCAGCCCAAACAATTAGATTAGGCCCAGTTTGTTTGCCGGAAAATATAaggtaaaagaaaaatatttgttgaaaaataaaatattttccgaTGTTTGGCTACAAAACCAA encodes:
- the LOC136217677 gene encoding BRCT domain-containing protein At4g02110 encodes the protein MLEPNSPSKPFLGVRFVLFGFDPGNESQVRAKLLNGGGVDTVQYSQNCTHVIVDKIVYDDPRCVNARKDGKTLVTVLWVDHSHDIGMAVDSTSIMYRPPRNSNGIPGANNLIVCLTGYQRQDRDDIMTMVSLMGAQFSKPLVANKVTHLICYKFEGEKYELANKLKKIKLVNHRWLEDCLRDWELLPEDNYSKSGYEMEMMEAEAKDSEEDAENITERQLSRKMVNKSPQLKIETPKHSPLPKSIGEGQNVLLNLSEPENLPSSVNGIKATGRKIGADPASDFRANNVSVELFCLDAGTSTAGTSFSIPNPQEGTPSPRRGDSVSVSVPSSAEKSHFDSRFSAVSYTRKSPQKFPLSFFSREPGNIDGSPKMQSGEPSSITSSAKGQNAKDIIGSGHAEYLRGNEVPHKEASSSKNQKLDVPSSNLEQQNISHDVRTTVTKSPSVRRKIQQSGSLSLVDGLSDINKYSTPEGDCGIVGASAAKRSQTDISIPTSSTFEERPSIQGPLFIEKLTPEALHDEVLNGKTPPTSSRRTRKSGFVGKPEGGVFDFEKSEHIVVEARTQLHQQEENQVPSPFNRNKEVEKSQTMANVEELQEGNGNSLTKPVRKKTISKRGSRPTLKKAAKQKGSIYSNKTLVQNDPQIHLSRETAANVKSNNANASETAVNVTEVVEVETKTIKSSKDKVESEANFMDAETEPPEDKDESVDVHNEDNSEVADLLHKADNMMDIDPEGAQHSTPNISAGTNDNSKEEESIQRQQKDETICKRNSRNMKVCKGKQKALGKTQTKTVPSVFEEAKSENDLHRQGTSDGKNSKGKAVKKLKAKPNSKAHVKSKSDSRKKLESFIEVEKENKPIVDGDESTGPPIEHAENGYTSNTAPMEIQKKSKKRNSSCLPLTEDKKLVKVEPVCFIVSGHRLQRKEFQHVIRRLKGKFCRDSHQWSYQATHFIAPDPIRRTEKFFAAAASGRWILKTDYLSTSSQAGRFLDEKPYEWHKNGLNEDGAINLEAPRKWRLLREKTGHGAFYGMRIIIYGECIAPPLDTLKRAVKAGDGTILATSPPYTRFLTSGVDFAVVSPGMPRVDLWVQEFLRHEIPCVVADYLVEYVCKPGYSLEKHVLYNTHAWAEKSVKNLSSKAKEIVETLPLDDHSDNDLACEVCGLCDRGDVMLICGDESGSAGCGKGMHIDCCDPPLQGIPVDDWFCPKCIGKSSSNSKTPLKKRRKGSSVKNK